The Gillisia sp. Hel_I_86 genome has a segment encoding these proteins:
- a CDS encoding IS91 family transposase, producing MKRAAYEVAQVLERNREGLAGYCANSWQLRTLHALRKCRSAALGGHIDRCNNPGCHRLHLSYNSCRNRHCPKCQGHKREEWIRAREEELLNVPYFHVVFTLPPELNRACLYEPKLMYSLLFKTAWQVIKGFSANPKFIGANPGMIAILHTWGQNLSLHPHLHCIVPGGGITKSGKWKSARSKGTYLFPVKARSTVFRARFVAALRKELKPRSIAFYESLFKSNWAVYCKRPFFGPSQVVGYLGRYTHKIAIGNHRIKELDNKGVTFAVKDYRHGGKRSLLRLSDQEFIRRFALHVLPKGFARIRHYGILSSYHKKITLTQLRQSLGRVQLQKQKPLQHRLCLVCKKGTLVTLNIFTARGPPEYWMEKLKKQKQNGI from the coding sequence GTGAAACGTGCTGCTTACGAAGTAGCCCAGGTGTTGGAACGCAACAGGGAAGGCCTGGCCGGTTATTGTGCCAATAGCTGGCAACTTCGTACCCTCCACGCCTTGCGCAAATGCCGCAGCGCTGCCCTTGGCGGCCACATTGACCGTTGCAACAATCCGGGCTGTCACCGCCTGCACCTGAGCTACAACAGTTGCCGGAACCGTCATTGTCCCAAGTGCCAGGGACACAAGAGGGAAGAATGGATACGGGCAAGGGAGGAAGAATTACTTAACGTGCCGTACTTCCACGTGGTGTTTACCCTTCCCCCTGAGCTTAACCGGGCCTGCCTGTATGAACCAAAACTGATGTACAGCTTACTGTTCAAAACAGCATGGCAGGTAATAAAAGGTTTTTCTGCAAACCCAAAGTTCATCGGGGCCAATCCCGGTATGATCGCTATCCTGCATACCTGGGGACAAAACCTTTCCCTACACCCACACCTGCATTGCATTGTTCCCGGTGGAGGCATTACCAAATCCGGCAAATGGAAGTCGGCCAGGAGCAAAGGCACATACTTGTTTCCGGTAAAGGCCAGGAGCACCGTATTTAGGGCTCGTTTTGTAGCTGCCCTGCGCAAGGAACTGAAGCCGCGATCCATTGCCTTCTATGAAAGCCTGTTCAAAAGCAATTGGGCAGTTTACTGTAAGCGTCCTTTTTTTGGCCCTTCTCAAGTGGTGGGATACTTGGGACGTTACACCCACAAGATCGCCATTGGCAACCATCGCATAAAAGAGCTGGACAACAAGGGCGTTACTTTTGCCGTAAAGGATTACCGGCACGGGGGAAAGAGGTCCTTACTACGTTTGTCCGACCAAGAGTTCATCAGGCGGTTCGCCCTGCACGTCCTCCCCAAAGGCTTTGCACGCATCCGCCATTACGGGATCTTGAGCTCCTACCACAAGAAAATCACGCTTACCCAGCTACGGCAAAGCCTGGGGCGGGTACAACTCCAAAAACAAAAACCATTACAACACCGGCTGTGCCTGGTTTGCAAGAAAGGAACATTAGTGACCCTTAACATCTTTACGGCACGTGGTCCACCAGAATATTGGATGGAAAAATTGAAAAAGCAAAAACAAAACGGAATATGA